The Amblyomma americanum isolate KBUSLIRL-KWMA chromosome 2, ASM5285725v1, whole genome shotgun sequence genome contains the following window.
GGCTGCCATGTCCACCATATAAACCACTAGATCCACTTCCTAATTGTCCATCATTCCCACTTTGTCCCCTCAGGCCCCACAGTTGGTTTCCTTGTCCACCAAATTCACCACTCTGTCCTTGTTCAAAACTTCGCCCATGTCCCGCCTGTCCGCTCTGGTCCCCGCTGCCTCCTATCCACTGCCAACCATTTCCGCTGCCACGTCCTTGCCCTCCAAGCTGTCCTGCACTGCCTTGTTGTCCTCCAAACTGTCCGCCAAAATTTCTTCCGCCATTCCATCCTTCCTGTTCACCGCTGCCACCTATCCACTGCGAACCAAATCCTCCCTCTCCTCCGCTGCCTTGTTCTCCTCCGAACTGTCCACCCAAATTTCCCCCCGCAATCCATCCACTCTGATCTCCGCTATCTCCTTGTTGCCCCCATTGTGCCCCCTGTCCGCCTGCTCCCTGCCTTCCCCAAAAACCGCCTGCAGGGCCCTGGCCACCCGGGCTTCCCCAAGTGTACCATGTCACTGGCCAACTGCTGCTTTGACCCCATGATCTACTGCCACCTTGGCTTTCACCTGATGGTCCGGAAATCCACCTCCATGTGTAAGATGGATAATGCCAGGTTCTCCAAACACCAAAAGGTCTGCTCTGGAAGGAGCCACTATAGTCAGCTCCAAATCCATTGCTGCTACCAATGCCGCCACTTCCACCATATCCGCCACTGGAGCCGCTTCCGCCTCCGAATCCACTCGTCCAGGACGAGCTTCCTCCACCCGATCCGCTTCCAAGATATCCGCTGGAACTAAGACCACCTCCGATGCCTCCTGTATTTGCTGGAAATTAAATTTAAAGCTCTGTAATCGCAATTCCACAGACAGTGCGAACAGTGGCAACAAAATTAAATTTAACGGTGTCGTTCGTTTAGACACTGAAGTGAAAATATTTGATAAACTTTACAAAAATGCTGGTTTAGAAGATGTACACTTTATGTTTACTGTGGTTTTGCGATTATTATATCGAATACAAACTTCCTGCAGGCGCAGCAGACGTTTTCGCAGAAGGGCTGCCCCACTTTCAAAGTAATGCATAAAAAACACGCAAAAATTACCAAATGGATGAAAGACCATTTATTGGCGTCAAGCGTAGCAACCGATGACTTTCGGTTAtagttcaaaaaataaaaatatttaacACGCGAGTTTGCATACAGTATGATGTTAATCTGTGCGATTGATTGCTGTTAACCTTAACGTTTCTGGTTTAGTTAAAAAAAGAGGATTTATAATAAATTTGTAATTTAGCAATGAAACTTCATTGCAGCAATTGGAGTTCACGTCAAATTTGCCGTCGGAACCTTCTGCTCAGACATCGTGTTTGTGGGCGCGTAGCTAGCGCAATATCTGAAAAGTATAATGCATCCCGTGAATGGCACAGCTTGGTCTTTCAGACCAAATTTTTTTAAGCAAGGGAAGACTAGGTTGAACTTGTTCAAAGTGAGGTTCGGTGCAAGGACGAAGCCGTCTATAGCCTAAAATCTGAAGGCGGACGGGCTGCAAAAGAACAGTCCTGTTTTAAGGCAAGAGCCGTTTTACGCATCCCTCCCTGAGGTGAGTTTCTATGTAATTTGGAGGCACAGCTGTCGAGAAGCCAGAGCCAACGCGCGCCCTAAAGCGAGCAAGATCCGAAGGGAAGAAGATGACAAAGACAGCGCTAAGCAAAAGCTAAGAAAGAGCttacgaaggcaacaacaacaaaagagagCTAAGAAGAAGCAACATGTGGGAGCCAGACAAGGCGCCGCTTAACGCTCTAGCCACCGCCCGGTCGAAGATAAGAACAAGAAGAAGCAGAGGAGGGGAGAAAAAACTGGCGAAACGGCAGAACCTTTACTCGCCCAAGTCAAAGCTGAGAGGAGCGGCGGTCGCGCGGCTCGCGTGCGCGCCATTTGTCGTTCTGCTAGACGATGGCTACTGATATCTGTGCTATCTTTTTACATAGACCATAGCCATTATCGGCCTTACACCACTCTCTTGGACAATCTGAGAAGCGGATGGGAGTTTTTCGTTATACTGACTATCATTTGTTGCAACTGCAACAAGGTTTGTATCTAATAAGTAACACAAACATTACTGCAAGCATGTGGATAAGTTCGCGTTGAGGAACTAGCTGAGCAGTTTTGCTAAACTCAAGAAAGATGACACTAACCTGGTCAACCTACCACAATACTGTTCGTTTAGATGAAGGTCTTGTAGAGCGTAATTTGGTGTCAAATGGTCGGTAGCCATGGAACTCCCGCAATTCTACTTAAGTGCATAGAAGAGCCCAATAGCTGCCTTTGCATTTTCACTACACAAATGTCAACGTTCCTAACGTtctctaacgttcctatcgaccctgtccaatcatataaatatctcggcgttcatcttagtcatgacctcacgtggaatagccatatcgcgaaagttatttcatctgctaacaaaacgcttggcttcttaaagcgtcatctccactctgccccccaGCATGCTAAGCTACTCGgatacaaatcactagttcgatcaaaattagaatacgcaccgcccatctggtctccgaaacaagtataccttactaactcacttgaatcagttcaaaatagggcaactagattcattcattgctcatactcttttgatatcagcatgtcagctctgaaatcgcagtccaatctacctactcttgcacttcgtcgccacattgctagtttatccctatttcataaattcttttattgcgagctatcacaggaaccctatatctgccctcccccaccatgcttttctcttcgcaccggacatcagcagcaggtatctcggccacgagcacgcacaacaactttttcttcatcattctttccccggactgctaacgactggaacggccttccccatgaacttgctgccatcacatgccaaacttaaccaaattacgcgtttgcttgcatcacgataatcatttttctttgtataactcgttcaattcttgtgtactttttctgttgttaacctatatgtgtcccaccccttatgtaataccctcacacgagggcctttaaggaaataaagtgaagtaaAGTGAACAGTGGAATAGTTATGGGCTTGCGGCCGCTTTTTTATAAAGGTAGCTGTGAGAGGACTTCGTCTGAGATAAAGGGTGCTCCCGACATCGCCGCCCACAGCTAGCCCTAAACGAAGTATTGGCTGCAGCGGGTGCCATAAAATAATAGTAATATTGAGGTGATCCTTGGCTTTAAGGACTGTGTGCGCTGTGCTTTAGGTGCTATTTTGAATTCACCGTTGGTTGTCCTGAGAATGAGGCAGGCCTAGTTAAAGTAGGTGGAGCCACAGAGCTACGCTGTACTGTGACTGAGAAAGTGGGCACGGTTCAAATACTTTTTTTACCCAATTCTATCTAGCATTTGATTCGAGCCGATAAGCCTCGAAACGGCTTGTGCGTAGAAACGGGTGAATTTAGGGAGCTTTTTTGGCGTTCATGCGATAGAAGTATGGCTTCTCGATGAGCGTTTACGTTGGCGCTTAATATATCGTCAGAAATCTTAGTTCCAAGTGCATTCGCTATTTACCTTCGCCTTCATTCTTCACTAGCGCGTTGCACATCCTTGTTATTGCTCAAGAGCAGGAAAGGCTGCAGCGTCTACAAAGGCTCATATCTGTGACTGCGCGGTGTATGTCATGGTGTGGTCTGTAGGCAGCCTTAACAAACTCTGGACAGAGCTGCAGTGCATGGTATTCGCGAAAGTTGTGTCCACGTGCATATTCTAACTAAAATATCGCGTAGTTCGAAGTAATCCTACCTTAAAACACTATGATGTATGCAGTTGACATTTCTCTCCTTCGGACGCGTACCGGCAAGACCTGTGCGCAATGCGGTTCTTGGGAAGTTTTCAACGTTCCTGAGTGATGCACCTGAGTGGCGCTGCGCAGTTTCGAAGAAAATTTATTTTAGGTATAATGCAGAAAAGGCTAACGTTTCCGCTGAGGTCGAGGACTTCGAATGCCCTTCTGGTCGTAAATTCCTGATGGCTCCAGTGCACAAACGCAATATTCACTTCGCAACGACTCCCAAAGCCTTCATTGAGATCTAGATAACGTAAAATATGGCATGTAACAGCTTGATGTTCTCTCACGACTGAACAACGAATGTTCTTTACGACTGAGCAACGCTTCCTAGAGTAGGTGAAAAGCCTTAGAATAGGATCAAGCATTCATGTGTAACCCAGCCTAACTCCTGCACTTCGAGATGAGAGATGTCGCTGGCTTTCTGGCCCGTATGGAATATTCTGAGAGTGCTTGTTCCTCCTCACAAGGTATAGAGGGCAAAGACCAGCAACTGTGATAAATTAGTTTCATCCCCGAGTAGGAAAAGAATTTGCGATGCAGACAGTGCCTACCCCCTAACATGGCTTCCTGACAGCTTCTTCCTCTCGTTGCACAGACAGCAGTAATGTATTGGCGGTGATTTGCACTCCGTATTAAATACAGTGAGGACTACCGTTGGTAGCGCATACTTACAGTGTTGACTGCGGGCCTGGCAGCCTGCATATCCGTGGCGTACTGCAATTGGACAAAGAACGAGAGTTCATAAGTTTCGTTCAAAAAGGACGGCTAGGCCGGTGTTACTGCTttgtttttattgcgaagcaatactactttaggtcgcacttcagcccgttccgtggcgaggcggtggtaggcaccaataacctttagcgtgacctcgctgcgtgacgtcacaccacgtgacctagagtgacgtcacaccagctgtgtaaaaacggggccccatctcacgccgtcgcgaggcgaggcggtagccaccaacggcggcctaactcccgctcctctcaccaggggcgctacggtcagagtgacgtcacacaagctgtataaaacagctccgctcctctcgccaaggcagtcatacagccagatgttacgatggtgcctacgaacaaggcagcttggcagaatgcaaagaggaagcatcagcgagctacggagacggaagaagaacgactttctaagcggcgtgcccagtatgcagctcggcgaaacgtgcaacctcctctgtggaaacagcagaagcaaaggaagaaattatgagtttgcccgacagtgagtctccttctactagttcaaaacgctggaacgcgactaaacggcagaggcgtgtccaagaaaccccggaacagcggcagcagcggctcgttCAAaaaagactaccaccagccatactaccagctgatccgagaataacacactatagcttcgcaatcaccacgcttaaccaagctaagccacggccgtttttttttctcctggaggTCATTGTTTCTTTGCCTGCTTTTTAAATTAGAAGGCTTCGAGAATTGCAAATCAAATCATGCTATCCTATTTGCTAAGTGATTACTAATTTTCGGAATCTCTGACTCAGCGGCCGTCATCATAACCACGGGAAATACTTTATCATTTTGCTCTCAAAACATTTGATTCCTTTGCGCGCATCTTTTACGAGAAAATAAATGCATGCTGCTAAAATGTACTGCAGGAGCTAAGTTCTCTTACATATTTGAAACCTGAATTTATTCAAAGTAAACGCAATATGATCGATTTCCTCCTTTCAACTAAAGAAACAATGAACAAAGTTGGTCTTCGCCTCTGTCGATAAACTAACGCGTCAAAATAACAGTGTTCGTTTATCTAAACGTGGAGCAGTTAAAAGCCAGGAAAGGGCAAATAAAAACAGCTACGTGGCCCTACCGCACGCAGTTCTGGCAGGAAAATTTCGGTGCGTTAAAGCAAGCTGTTTCTTGCAGATCTCGGAGGTTAGGCTACATCGCCAGTCTTTGGCAAACGGTTAGCACGGAAGCTAAGTCAGTCATTACATCTTGATGGGAGGGAAAGTTTTGAAATCGAATTTTCGCGGTGGTAATTGTGtttttttctgcaagaaaaacGTCAAAACAGGTAAAAGAACCCATAGAATCGATTTTAGGAGGGAACCAACTTAGTATAGAGTTTTCGTGATAGTCAtgtcaaaaaacaaacaaaacctgAGCAGCGACTTCCCGATGAAGTTACAAAAGGATTAAAAACAATGAACGGATGCAGTATTGATGGCTCCCTTTCTAAGCATATTCGGGACTTACCCAGGAGGCTGACGACCAGCGCAGTGAGGCTCAGAGACTTCATGGTGCTGCATATGTGCCGCACAACTCGGTCTGCCTAAGACTCACATTCGCGAACCTTTTATACAGAACGATGCGGAAGTTCCTGCACGTAATTCTGACTGTCCTTCGCTATTGAAACAATGGGTTCACTTGGCTTTGTTTCTTGCCAGCTCAAAATAAAGAACAATGTTTAAAAAAGTCAGAACAATTTTTCTCGATATGAACTGAAAATATTTCCTCTTGTGCTGACAATATACTg
Protein-coding sequences here:
- the LOC144121697 gene encoding uncharacterized protein LOC144121697 isoform X1 translates to MKSLSLTALVVSLLVRHGYAGCQARSQHSNTGGIGGGLSSSGYLGSGSGGGSSSWTSGFGGGSGSSGGYGGSGGIGSSNGFGADYSGSFQSRPFGVWRTWHYPSYTWRWISGPSGESQGGSRSWGQSSSWPVTWYTWGSPGGQGPAGGFWGRQGAGGQGAQWGQQGDSGDQSGWIAGGNLGGQFGGEQGSGGEGGFGSQWIGGSGEQEGWNGGRNFGGQFGGQQGSAGQLGGQGRGSGNGWQWIGGSGDQSGQAGHGRSFEQGQSGEFGGQGNQLWGLRGQSGNDGQLGSGSSGLYGGHGSQNSQLFGSWRFGGSRGQDRQGGTGGALSGGSGTLSSIFAQQGGQSGGWLSGGGQGDGLGGSGSFNGQGGNSEFLTQILSSGSGGIGGLRGSGRLGHGLFSNLGRRISQRKLKRLLSRYQRQGRGLSFIEFCRQLGIIRAGIGGPWQDGSNQCYWISRPQYWTWRQQPWSWAPEYWTWGPQNGGQGSGFGGISGGGFGRWSGGGFSGGLSSGSAGGSSG
- the LOC144121697 gene encoding uncharacterized protein LOC144121697 isoform X2 — translated: MKFFSATALLVSLLVRHGYAGCQARSQHSNTGGIGGGLSSSGYLGSGSGGGSSSWTSGFGGGSGSSGGYGGSGGIGSSNGFGADYSGSFQSRPFGVWRTWHYPSYTWRWISGPSGESQGGSRSWGQSSSWPVTWYTWGSPGGQGPAGGFWGRQGAGGQGAQWGQQGDSGDQSGWIAGGNLGGQFGGEQGSGGEGGFGSQWIGGSGEQEGWNGGRNFGGQFGGQQGSAGQLGGQGRGSGNGWQWIGGSGDQSGQAGHGRSFEQGQSGEFGGQGNQLWGLRGQSGNDGQLGSGSSGLYGGHGSQNSQLFGSWRFGGSRGQDRQGGTGGALSGGSGTLSSIFAQQGGQSGGWLSGGGQGDGLGGSGSFNGQGGNSEFLTQILSSGSGGIGGLRGSGRLGHGLFSNLGRRISQRKLKRLLSRYQRQGRGLSFIEFCRQLGIIRAGIGGPWQDGSNQCYWISRPQYWTWRQQPWSWAPEYWTWGPQNGGQGSGFGGISGGGFGRWSGGGFSGGLSSGSAGGSSG